A window of Pseudodesulfovibrio hydrargyri contains these coding sequences:
- a CDS encoding aldose epimerase family protein — MQLSSRPFGTTRDGVPVELYTLSNAAGMEADIATFGGALVRLTAPDRDGNLADVVLGYDDLDGYLDDQCYFGRLVGRVANRIGGARLVLDGREYALDRNNGRHHLHGGAGGFHSRVWKAEPIETRVGPALVLRHESPDGDQGYPGNLAVSAIYTLTGDGLRLDFSAATDKTTAVNLTAHSYFNLSGRPGEDCLGHVLTIPARRCLETDAELIPTGCLAEVAGTPLDFKAGVAIGARIRQDFLPLVNGHGYDHCYVLDSRAGLRPAASVVEPVSGRGLEVLTTQPCVQFYSGNHIPEGLPGKGGAVYAERSGLCLEPQGFVDAPGHAPFPEVALRPGEAYRQTILYRFFVK; from the coding sequence ATGCAACTGAGTTCGCGTCCCTTCGGCACAACCCGGGACGGCGTTCCGGTGGAACTGTACACCCTGTCCAACGCGGCGGGCATGGAAGCGGACATCGCCACTTTCGGCGGCGCGCTGGTCCGGCTGACCGCGCCCGACCGGGACGGGAACCTGGCCGACGTGGTCCTGGGCTACGACGATCTGGACGGCTACCTGGACGACCAATGCTATTTCGGCAGGCTGGTGGGCCGCGTGGCCAACCGCATCGGCGGGGCGCGCCTGGTCCTGGACGGGCGGGAGTACGCGCTGGACCGCAACAACGGCCGCCACCACCTGCACGGCGGGGCGGGCGGGTTCCACAGCCGGGTCTGGAAGGCGGAGCCCATCGAGACCCGGGTCGGGCCCGCGCTGGTCCTGCGCCACGAGAGCCCGGACGGGGACCAGGGCTATCCCGGCAACCTCGCGGTCTCGGCCATCTACACCCTGACAGGCGACGGTCTGCGCCTGGATTTTTCGGCGGCCACGGACAAGACCACGGCGGTCAACCTGACCGCCCACTCCTATTTCAACCTGAGCGGGAGGCCGGGCGAGGACTGCCTGGGCCACGTCCTGACCATTCCGGCACGCCGCTGCCTGGAGACGGACGCGGAACTGATCCCCACCGGGTGCCTGGCCGAGGTGGCCGGGACGCCCCTCGATTTCAAGGCCGGGGTTGCCATCGGCGCGCGCATCCGGCAGGATTTCCTGCCCCTCGTGAACGGCCACGGCTACGACCACTGCTACGTGCTCGACAGCCGGGCCGGGCTGCGGCCGGCGGCCTCGGTGGTCGAACCGGTCTCGGGCCGGGGCCTGGAGGTCCTGACCACGCAGCCGTGCGTCCAGTTCTATTCCGGCAATCACATCCCGGAAGGCTTGCCCGGCAAGGGCGGCGCGGTTTATGCTGAGCGGTCGGGACTGTGCCTCGAGCCCCAGGGGTTCGTGGACGCACCCGGGCACGCCCCCTTCCCGGAGGTCGCGCTGCGCCCGGGCGAGGCGTACAGGCAAACGATTTTGTACAGGTTTTTCGTGAAGTAG
- a CDS encoding ABC transporter ATP-binding protein — protein sequence MANVQLKKVVKRYGDVEVVHGIDLDIPDNEFIVLVGPSGCGKSTVLRMIAGLEKISGGEVFIGGRLVNQVSPKDRNVAMVFQNYALYPHMSVRDNMGFSLKMRGQGADEIGAKVDEAARVLELTPYLDRKPSELSGGQRQRVAMGRAIVRQPDVFLFDEPLSNLDAQLRTQMRMELRKMHMKLATTTIYVTHDQIEAMTLADRIVILKDGHIQQVGTPIDVFERPANAFVARFIGNPPMNILEGTFRVEDGRRYVQAGPSKFPVAEAQGGPLQDGSPVLAGIRPDSIKMGDRIEKLPEEWMCQGEVVVSEILGGHSHLEIVVDGENELIAEVEGRVVAHPGEIVPIGFEFNRMVLFDPETKEAIY from the coding sequence ATGGCTAACGTGCAATTGAAGAAAGTGGTCAAGCGGTACGGCGACGTGGAAGTGGTCCACGGTATCGATCTCGACATCCCGGACAACGAGTTCATCGTCCTGGTCGGCCCTTCGGGCTGCGGCAAGTCCACGGTGCTGCGCATGATCGCGGGGCTGGAAAAGATATCCGGCGGCGAGGTGTTCATCGGCGGCAGGCTGGTCAACCAGGTCTCGCCCAAGGACCGCAACGTGGCCATGGTCTTCCAGAACTACGCCCTGTATCCGCACATGTCCGTGCGCGACAACATGGGCTTTTCCCTGAAGATGCGCGGCCAGGGCGCGGACGAGATCGGGGCCAAGGTGGACGAGGCGGCCCGCGTTCTGGAGCTGACCCCGTATCTCGACCGCAAGCCGTCCGAGCTGTCAGGCGGCCAGCGCCAGCGCGTGGCCATGGGCAGGGCCATCGTCCGCCAGCCGGACGTCTTCCTGTTCGACGAGCCCCTGTCCAACCTGGACGCCCAGCTGCGCACCCAGATGCGCATGGAATTGCGCAAGATGCACATGAAGCTGGCGACCACGACCATCTACGTGACCCACGACCAGATCGAGGCCATGACCCTGGCCGACCGCATCGTCATCCTCAAGGACGGCCACATCCAGCAGGTGGGCACGCCCATCGACGTGTTCGAGCGGCCCGCCAACGCGTTCGTGGCCCGGTTCATCGGCAACCCGCCCATGAACATCCTGGAGGGCACCTTCCGGGTGGAGGACGGACGCCGCTACGTCCAGGCCGGGCCGTCCAAGTTCCCGGTGGCCGAGGCCCAGGGCGGCCCCCTTCAGGACGGCTCGCCCGTGCTCGCGGGCATTCGCCCGGACTCCATCAAGATGGGCGACCGCATCGAGAAGCTGCCCGAGGAGTGGATGTGCCAGGGCGAGGTGGTTGTCTCCGAGATTCTCGGCGGGCACTCCCACCTGGAGATCGTGGTGGACGGCGAGAACGAACTCATCGCCGAGGTCGAGGGCAGGGTGGTGGCCCACCCCGGCGAGATCGTGCCCATCGGCTTCGAATTCAACCGGATGGTCCTGTTCGACCCGGAGACGAAAGAGGCGATTTATTAA
- a CDS encoding ABC transporter substrate-binding protein, whose product MKKAFAKMLIVFAAALLIGAPQAAQASDLKGELEIFSWWAGDEGPALDALIEIYKKENPGVKVINATVTGGSGVNAQAVLKTRMLGGEPPDSFQVHAGQELIGTWVKADRMEDLTPLFKEQGWLDAFPEGLIKLIGTDKGIWSVPVNVHRSNVMWYIPANLKKWGVQAPKTWDDFLAIAPKLKAEGVVPLALAQNWTANHLWESVALASMGADNWDALWAGKLSFDSPEVVKAWELYGKVLQYTNSDASSLSWQQATDMVVDGRAAFNIMGDWAAGYMSTTKKLAPGEGYGWLASPGTEGTFMFLADSFGLPKGSPHRDNAVAWLKVLGSQEGSDAFNPLKGSISARKDSDLSKYNAYSQSAAKDWNSNRVVGSLVHGVAANDTFKNGFASIMEMFLKAKNPQAAAKACAQLAKKAGI is encoded by the coding sequence ATGAAAAAGGCTTTTGCGAAAATGTTGATCGTGTTCGCGGCCGCGCTGCTCATCGGCGCTCCGCAGGCGGCCCAGGCCAGCGATCTGAAGGGTGAACTGGAGATTTTCTCCTGGTGGGCAGGCGACGAAGGTCCGGCTCTGGACGCGTTGATCGAGATATACAAGAAAGAGAACCCCGGCGTGAAGGTCATCAACGCCACCGTGACCGGCGGTTCGGGCGTCAACGCCCAGGCCGTGCTCAAGACCCGCATGCTCGGCGGCGAGCCGCCGGATTCCTTCCAGGTCCACGCCGGGCAGGAGCTCATCGGCACCTGGGTCAAGGCCGACCGCATGGAAGACCTGACCCCGCTGTTCAAGGAACAGGGCTGGCTGGACGCCTTCCCCGAAGGGCTGATCAAGCTGATCGGCACCGACAAGGGCATCTGGTCCGTGCCGGTCAACGTCCACCGCTCCAACGTCATGTGGTACATCCCGGCCAACCTGAAGAAGTGGGGCGTGCAGGCTCCCAAGACCTGGGACGACTTCCTGGCCATCGCGCCCAAGCTGAAGGCCGAGGGCGTGGTGCCCCTGGCCCTGGCCCAGAACTGGACCGCCAACCACCTGTGGGAATCAGTGGCCCTGGCCTCCATGGGCGCGGACAACTGGGACGCCCTGTGGGCAGGGAAGCTGTCCTTCGACTCCCCCGAAGTGGTCAAGGCGTGGGAACTGTACGGCAAGGTCCTGCAGTACACCAATTCGGACGCCTCCTCCCTGTCCTGGCAGCAGGCCACGGACATGGTCGTGGACGGCCGCGCCGCCTTCAACATCATGGGCGACTGGGCCGCCGGCTACATGTCCACCACCAAGAAGCTCGCCCCGGGCGAGGGGTACGGCTGGCTGGCCTCTCCCGGCACCGAGGGCACCTTCATGTTCCTGGCCGACTCCTTCGGCCTGCCCAAGGGCTCCCCGCACCGCGACAACGCCGTCGCCTGGCTGAAGGTCCTGGGCTCCCAGGAGGGCTCGGACGCCTTCAACCCGCTCAAGGGGTCCATCTCGGCGCGCAAGGACTCGGACCTGTCCAAGTACAACGCGTACTCCCAGTCCGCGGCCAAGGACTGGAACAGCAACCGCGTGGTCGGTTCCCTGGTCCACGGCGTGGCCGCCAACGACACCTTCAAGAACGGTTTCGCCTCCATCATGGAGATGTTCCTGAAGGCCAAGAACCCCCAGGCCGCTGCCAAGGCGTGCGCGCAGCTCGCCAAGAAAGCCGGCATCTAG
- a CDS encoding carbohydrate ABC transporter permease: MREASLDKLKAFLTLLPSMILVGVFVYGFIGNTIWTSMTDWGGSGAMALEPQKHFVGLENYIDLFTGFLGGNFRQDLVNAVYYSVMLLAGAVGLGMFIAILLDQKPKGEDLLRTIFLYPMSLSFIVSGTIWRWLLAPQGGVNVLPKYLGFEPLTFKWLSSQSAVLVFNWQDILRILVYVAAFILILVGVFKLKKDAGRAMKRWLIPGIVLGALVWVFGSILPDALFMEEEHGFNLATLGIIIATIWQYSGYTMALYLAGFNGISQDLRDAAMLDGASHAGYYRHVAIPMLKPITISAVIILSHISLKMFDLIFAMTGPDNAATGHPALNMYLTTFRGNEFSKGAAIAIVLFLIAAMFIVPYLVGQYRQQGRR; this comes from the coding sequence ATGCGGGAAGCCTCGCTCGATAAACTGAAAGCGTTCCTGACGCTTCTGCCGTCCATGATCCTCGTCGGCGTCTTCGTCTACGGGTTCATCGGCAACACCATCTGGACCTCCATGACCGACTGGGGCGGCTCGGGCGCCATGGCGCTCGAACCGCAGAAGCATTTCGTCGGCCTGGAGAACTACATTGATCTGTTCACCGGATTTCTGGGCGGCAATTTTCGCCAGGACCTGGTCAACGCGGTCTACTATTCGGTCATGCTCCTGGCCGGGGCCGTGGGCCTGGGCATGTTCATCGCCATCCTGCTCGACCAGAAGCCCAAGGGCGAGGACCTGCTGCGGACCATCTTTCTCTACCCCATGTCCCTGTCCTTCATCGTCTCCGGGACCATCTGGCGCTGGCTGCTCGCCCCCCAGGGCGGAGTCAACGTCCTGCCCAAGTATCTCGGTTTCGAGCCGCTGACCTTCAAGTGGCTGTCCAGCCAGTCGGCCGTCCTGGTCTTCAACTGGCAGGACATCCTGCGCATCCTGGTCTACGTGGCGGCCTTCATCCTGATCCTGGTCGGCGTGTTCAAGCTGAAGAAGGACGCGGGCCGGGCCATGAAGCGCTGGCTCATCCCCGGCATCGTGCTCGGGGCCCTGGTCTGGGTCTTCGGCTCCATCCTTCCGGACGCCCTGTTCATGGAGGAGGAGCACGGCTTCAACCTGGCCACGCTGGGCATCATCATCGCCACCATCTGGCAGTACTCGGGCTACACCATGGCCCTGTACCTGGCCGGGTTCAACGGCATATCCCAGGACCTGCGCGACGCGGCCATGCTCGACGGCGCGTCCCACGCGGGCTACTACCGCCACGTGGCCATCCCCATGCTCAAACCGATCACCATCTCGGCGGTGATCATATTGTCCCACATCTCGCTGAAGATGTTCGACCTGATCTTCGCCATGACCGGGCCGGACAACGCGGCCACCGGCCACCCCGCACTGAACATGTACCTGACCACCTTCCGGGGCAACGAGTTCTCCAAGGGCGCGGCCATCGCCATCGTCCTGTTCCTCATCGCGGCCATGTTCATCGTGCCCTACCTGGTCGGCCAATACCGCCAGCAGGGGAGGCGCTAG
- a CDS encoding carbohydrate ABC transporter permease, with protein sequence MTARKFTLGNVFLYGTLALLSLFFLMPAYMAAVTALKLPADISLPTAWEWPSVVNWSSFSDALAKLRPDFINSLILTICGTAGSTVLGSLNGYVFSKWKFKGSDVIFTLFLFGMFIPYQVILIPLFQTLRAMNLYGGLPGLILAHIVYGLPITSLIFRNFYAQIPTALIESARLDGAGFFSIYLRIVFPLSIPGFVVTSLWQFTQIWNEFLWGICLTRHTANPITVGLANLAGGQAVTWNLPMAGSILAALPVLAIYIFLGRYFIRGLLAGSVKE encoded by the coding sequence ATGACCGCCCGGAAATTCACCCTCGGCAACGTGTTCCTGTACGGAACCCTGGCCCTGCTGTCCCTGTTCTTCCTCATGCCCGCCTATATGGCGGCCGTGACCGCCCTGAAGCTGCCCGCGGACATCAGTCTGCCCACGGCCTGGGAATGGCCGTCCGTGGTCAACTGGTCGAGCTTCTCCGACGCCCTGGCCAAGCTCAGGCCGGACTTCATCAACTCGCTCATCCTGACCATCTGCGGCACGGCGGGCTCCACGGTGCTCGGTTCGCTCAACGGGTACGTCTTCTCCAAGTGGAAGTTCAAGGGCTCGGACGTGATCTTCACACTGTTCCTGTTCGGCATGTTCATCCCCTACCAGGTCATCCTGATCCCGCTGTTCCAGACCCTGCGGGCCATGAACCTGTACGGCGGCCTGCCCGGCCTGATCCTGGCCCACATAGTCTACGGGCTGCCGATCACCTCGCTCATCTTCCGCAACTTCTACGCCCAGATTCCCACGGCCCTGATCGAGTCGGCCCGGCTGGACGGCGCGGGTTTCTTCTCCATCTACCTGCGCATCGTCTTCCCTCTGTCCATCCCCGGGTTCGTGGTCACCTCCCTGTGGCAGTTCACCCAGATCTGGAACGAATTCCTGTGGGGCATCTGCCTGACCCGCCACACGGCCAACCCCATCACCGTGGGCCTGGCCAACCTGGCGGGCGGCCAGGCCGTCACCTGGAACCTCCCCATGGCCGGCTCCATTTTGGCCGCCTTGCCGGTGCTGGCCATCTACATCTTCCTAGGAAGGTACTTCATCCGGGGCTTGTTGGCCGGTTCTGTGAAGGAGTAG
- a CDS encoding tetratricopeptide repeat protein, translated as MDDYPAILGVYSLSIEADVGTGGTSVRHENVTYWYARQLSPEQFEIQPLNAHHVPSGVRSVLGELDFLRQYTPEPTYYRVHTVPALETLRRKIEMGQDAFVNGDLDEAERQFLKALMIDDRNIEAHYGLGEVYSEKKDFDKLKKVLDTLLGLEEAFTFEFRQKFNSFGISLRKNGHYDESIRYYEKSLEIVDTDENVYFNLARVYFEKGHNDHCVTNLEQALKINPAFVEAQKFLKYCQKHA; from the coding sequence GTGGACGATTATCCGGCTATTCTCGGTGTATATTCATTGTCGATCGAGGCCGATGTGGGCACAGGCGGCACTTCCGTCAGACATGAGAACGTCACCTACTGGTACGCCCGCCAGCTCTCCCCCGAACAGTTCGAGATCCAGCCTCTCAACGCGCACCACGTCCCCTCGGGCGTGCGCAGCGTCCTCGGCGAGTTGGACTTCCTGAGGCAGTATACTCCGGAACCGACCTACTACCGGGTGCATACGGTCCCGGCCCTGGAGACCCTGCGGCGCAAGATCGAGATGGGCCAGGACGCCTTTGTCAACGGCGACCTGGATGAGGCCGAACGGCAGTTTCTCAAGGCCCTGATGATCGACGACAGGAACATCGAGGCCCACTACGGGCTGGGCGAGGTCTATTCCGAGAAAAAGGATTTCGACAAGCTCAAGAAGGTCCTGGACACCCTGCTCGGCCTGGAAGAGGCGTTCACCTTCGAGTTCCGCCAAAAGTTCAACTCCTTCGGCATATCCCTGCGCAAAAACGGCCACTACGACGAGTCCATCCGCTACTACGAGAAGTCGCTGGAGATCGTGGACACCGACGAGAACGTCTACTTCAACCTGGCCCGCGTCTATTTCGAAAAAGGGCACAATGACCACTGCGTGACCAACCTCGAACAGGCCCTGAAGATCAACCCCGCCTTCGTCGAAGCGCAGAAGTTCCTCAAATACTGCCAGAAACACGCCTAG
- a CDS encoding TadE/TadG family type IV pilus assembly protein, which yields MHKNRNNTRRAGLAAVETALILPILFMLVMAVIEGGNAVYAYMTVQKAAQLGARYAATGRGAEEGTRLNDIIEATQAGLTTLKQSNIVISVRSWPDVRATGDGIDNDPGAPCQLAEVAVVYNYEPFTPLVAPLLPDTIPLRGFDRKVNEPWKPCN from the coding sequence ATGCACAAGAACCGCAACAACACCCGCCGAGCAGGGTTGGCAGCCGTGGAAACCGCCCTGATCCTGCCCATCCTGTTCATGCTCGTCATGGCCGTGATCGAAGGCGGCAATGCCGTGTACGCATACATGACCGTGCAGAAGGCCGCCCAGCTCGGCGCCCGCTACGCCGCCACCGGCCGGGGCGCGGAAGAGGGCACCCGGCTGAACGACATCATCGAGGCCACCCAGGCCGGGCTGACCACCCTGAAGCAGTCCAACATAGTGATCTCCGTCCGCTCCTGGCCCGACGTGCGGGCCACGGGTGACGGCATCGACAACGACCCGGGCGCGCCCTGCCAACTGGCCGAGGTGGCCGTGGTCTACAACTACGAGCCGTTCACCCCCCTGGTCGCCCCGCTGCTGCCGGACACCATCCCGCTCCGGGGATTCGACCGCAAGGTCAACGAGCCCTGGAAGCCGTGCAACTAA
- a CDS encoding TadE/TadG family type IV pilus assembly protein — protein MFTRCSARKAAKTCSETTPPPRSSHRPPCRSRKGARRGSTSAIMALLLPVLIGMVGIAVDMGNMYMTHTRLQAAVDAGALAGSLELPYDPDLSKGVVRQAVEDMVADNMEGAVVTDISAGTEIRSVKVTARAEVKVLLMEVLGMADGYVEANAMAGFNKLEVVFVIDNSGSMKGTPIDLVKRASNELADLLIPDGTTPDTKVGLVPFRGKIRLGEAVDGYAKGCVNADGSLNQGIHEDFMDEYYALPYYYRSYITLDTCSNIPAVLPLSKDKRTIVAAIDSQTATGAASGTVISEGIKWARNILTPTPPFTQAGDKEDFRKIMIVLTDGDTEDGECGGSYRASYRPNNYWTNAYYGMGVDTAHCNDGGVLNADMLAEAQAAKDAGIEIFSIRFGSSDNTDINLMKQIASSKQGTDDHYFDAPSVYDIPDIFKQIGKQLGWRLL, from the coding sequence ATGTTTACCAGATGTTCGGCTCGCAAAGCGGCCAAGACATGTTCGGAAACGACACCGCCCCCACGTTCGTCGCACAGACCACCATGCCGCTCCCGTAAGGGAGCCCGCCGGGGCTCCACCAGCGCCATCATGGCTCTGCTGCTCCCCGTCCTCATCGGGATGGTGGGCATTGCCGTGGACATGGGCAACATGTACATGACCCACACCAGGCTGCAGGCCGCGGTGGACGCGGGCGCCCTGGCCGGGAGCCTGGAGTTGCCCTACGACCCGGATCTGTCCAAGGGCGTGGTCCGCCAGGCGGTGGAGGACATGGTCGCGGACAACATGGAGGGGGCCGTGGTCACGGACATCTCGGCGGGCACCGAAATCCGCAGCGTCAAGGTCACGGCCCGGGCCGAAGTCAAGGTGCTCCTCATGGAGGTCCTGGGCATGGCCGACGGCTATGTGGAGGCCAACGCCATGGCGGGCTTCAACAAACTCGAGGTGGTCTTCGTCATCGACAACTCCGGCTCCATGAAGGGCACCCCCATCGACCTGGTCAAGCGGGCCTCCAACGAGTTGGCCGACCTGCTCATCCCGGACGGCACCACACCGGACACCAAGGTCGGCCTGGTGCCCTTCCGCGGCAAAATCCGCCTTGGCGAAGCCGTGGACGGCTACGCCAAGGGCTGCGTCAACGCGGACGGCTCCCTGAACCAGGGCATCCACGAGGACTTCATGGACGAATACTACGCCCTGCCCTATTACTACCGGTCCTACATCACCCTGGACACCTGCTCCAACATCCCGGCCGTGCTGCCCCTGAGCAAGGACAAGCGAACGATCGTCGCGGCCATCGACTCCCAGACCGCCACCGGTGCGGCCTCGGGCACGGTCATCTCCGAGGGCATCAAGTGGGCGCGCAACATCCTCACCCCAACCCCGCCGTTCACCCAGGCCGGGGACAAGGAGGACTTCCGCAAGATCATGATCGTGCTCACCGACGGCGACACCGAGGACGGCGAGTGCGGCGGGTCCTACCGCGCCTCGTACCGGCCCAACAACTACTGGACCAACGCCTACTACGGCATGGGCGTGGACACCGCCCACTGCAACGACGGCGGCGTGCTCAACGCGGACATGCTCGCCGAGGCCCAGGCGGCCAAGGACGCGGGCATCGAGATCTTCTCCATCCGCTTCGGCTCCTCGGACAACACCGACATCAACCTGATGAAACAGATCGCCTCGAGCAAGCAGGGGACCGACGACCACTACTTCGACGCCCCGTCCGTGTACGACATTCCCGACATCTTCAAGCAGATCGGCAAGCAGCTCGGCTGGCGCCTGCTCTAA
- a CDS encoding TadE/TadG family type IV pilus assembly protein has translation MRRRDDRRQGIAAVEFALLLPVIVLLILLLVEGSNAMHTYSALVEASREGARHVVMEGENADVEGLVAAVLADLDSNGLSTKVTTDTVANTVTVEVSYVYQMFGSQSGQDMFGNDTAPTFVAQTTMPLP, from the coding sequence ATGAGAAGAAGAGATGACAGACGCCAGGGCATCGCCGCAGTCGAATTCGCCCTGCTGCTTCCCGTAATAGTGCTTCTGATCCTGCTTCTGGTGGAGGGCAGCAATGCCATGCATACCTACTCCGCCCTGGTGGAAGCCAGCCGCGAAGGGGCGCGCCATGTGGTCATGGAAGGCGAGAACGCCGACGTGGAGGGCCTTGTGGCCGCCGTCCTCGCCGATCTCGATTCCAATGGCCTGTCCACCAAGGTGACCACCGACACCGTTGCCAACACCGTCACAGTAGAGGTTTCCTATGTTTACCAGATGTTCGGCTCGCAAAGCGGCCAAGACATGTTCGGAAACGACACCGCCCCCACGTTCGTCGCACAGACCACCATGCCGCTCCCGTAA
- a CDS encoding sigma-54-dependent transcriptional regulator, giving the protein MAEKILVVDDDRAFQGMLVEALADKGYAVETAASAEEGLKKAGASGFDLILHDIQLPGMSGLEALGHLADAAPGVDVIVMTGFGSKETGVTAMQQGAYDYFEKPFSLREMEVVVRRALEKRRLQVELAELKRRGGGSPLHNIIGHSAPMMAVKERIGRVAELNADVLIMGETGTGKELVADTIHAMSARAKAPFVKINCAAIPETLIESELFGHEKGAFTGATSMKQGKFELAKGGSLMLDEIGDMPLHLQPRLLRAVEQKQAERVGGAKPIQYDVRIIAATNQELEQRVRDGEFRSDLYYRLNVATLILPPLRERKSDLPQLAEFFLDRANRRLGTDIAGVSPEAMEIFFNYDWPGNVRQFANAIERAAIFCTSTRITPAEVDQAFSNARPCGDSGVCVPTGEGLPLKQALIEYERALIENALRVCGGVQTEAATALGVSAKNLWNKLQKHRIDPILFKK; this is encoded by the coding sequence GTGGCCGAGAAAATACTTGTGGTCGACGACGACCGCGCCTTTCAGGGAATGCTGGTCGAGGCGCTGGCCGACAAGGGCTACGCGGTGGAGACCGCGGCGAGTGCCGAGGAGGGCTTGAAAAAGGCCGGGGCATCGGGTTTCGATCTCATCCTGCACGATATCCAGCTGCCCGGCATGTCCGGATTGGAGGCGCTGGGACATCTGGCCGACGCGGCCCCGGGTGTGGACGTCATCGTCATGACCGGCTTCGGCTCCAAGGAGACCGGGGTCACGGCCATGCAGCAGGGGGCCTATGACTATTTCGAAAAGCCGTTCTCCCTGCGCGAGATGGAGGTGGTGGTCCGGCGCGCCCTGGAGAAGCGCCGCCTCCAGGTGGAGCTGGCCGAGCTGAAACGGCGCGGCGGGGGCAGCCCGCTGCACAACATCATCGGCCATAGTGCGCCCATGATGGCCGTCAAGGAGCGCATCGGCCGGGTGGCCGAACTCAACGCGGACGTGCTCATCATGGGCGAGACCGGCACCGGCAAGGAACTGGTGGCCGACACCATCCACGCCATGAGCGCGCGGGCCAAGGCCCCGTTCGTCAAGATCAACTGCGCGGCCATCCCCGAGACCCTCATTGAATCCGAGTTGTTCGGCCACGAGAAGGGGGCCTTCACCGGGGCGACCTCCATGAAGCAGGGCAAGTTCGAGCTGGCCAAGGGCGGCTCGCTCATGCTCGACGAGATAGGCGACATGCCCCTGCACCTGCAGCCCCGGCTGCTGCGCGCCGTGGAGCAGAAGCAGGCCGAGCGCGTGGGCGGGGCCAAGCCCATCCAGTACGACGTGCGCATCATCGCGGCCACCAACCAGGAGCTGGAGCAGCGGGTTCGGGACGGTGAATTCCGCAGCGATCTATACTATAGACTCAACGTGGCCACCCTGATTCTGCCGCCTCTGCGCGAACGCAAGTCCGACCTGCCGCAACTGGCCGAATTCTTCCTGGACCGGGCCAACCGCAGGCTCGGCACGGACATCGCCGGGGTCTCGCCCGAGGCCATGGAGATTTTCTTCAACTACGACTGGCCGGGCAACGTGCGCCAGTTCGCCAATGCCATCGAGCGCGCGGCCATCTTCTGCACCTCCACCCGGATCACCCCGGCCGAGGTGGACCAGGCCTTCTCCAACGCCCGGCCGTGCGGTGACAGCGGGGTGTGCGTGCCCACGGGCGAGGGACTGCCCCTGAAACAGGCCCTCATCGAGTATGAGCGGGCCTTGATCGAGAACGCCCTGCGCGTCTGCGGCGGCGTCCAGACCGAGGCCGCCACGGCCCTGGGCGTGTCGGCCAAGAACCTTTGGAACAAGCTGCAAAAGCACCGTATTGATCCGATATTATTCAAAAAATAG